From Mus musculus strain C57BL/6J chromosome 17, GRCm38.p6 C57BL/6J, the proteins below share one genomic window:
- the Nfkbil1 gene encoding NF-kappa-B inhibitor-like protein 1 isoform 1 (isoform 1 is encoded by transcript variant 1), which yields MSNPSPQAPEEEASTSVCRPQSCSMASASRRHRRERRFRRYLSAGRLVRAQALLQRHPGLDVDAGQPPPLHRACARHDAPALCLLLRLGADPAHQDRHGDTALHAAARQGPDAYTDFFLPLLSRCPSAMGIKNKDGETPGQILGWGPPWDSAEEEEDEEVSKEREWRQKLQGELEDEWQEVIGRFEDDASRDTQEPESFSAWSERLAREHAQKQRQQLEAEGSCRPPRAEGSSHSWRQHEEEQRLFRERARAKEKELCESRARRAQEAQRDKGPEPPRAGPRAEHPRGAERGSLWRFGDVPWPCPGGGDPEAMAAALVARGPPLEEQGALKRYLRVQQVRWHPDRFLQRFRSQIETWELGRVMGAVTALSQALNRHAEALK from the exons ATGAGTAACCCCTCCCCCCAGGCCCCAGAGGAAGAAGCCTCTACGTCTGTCTGTCGG CCCCAGAGTTGTTCCATGGCCTCCGCTTCCCGCCGGCACCGCCGAGAGCGACGCTTCCGGCGGTACTTGTCTGCAGGACGGCTGGTGCGAGCCCAGGCTCTCCTCCAGCGACATCCCGGGCTTGATGTGGACGCTGGGCAGCCCCCGCCTCTCCACAGGGCCTGCGCCCGCCACGATGCCCCTGCCCTGTGCCTGCTGCTGCGTCTCGGCGCTGACCCTGCCCACCAGGACCGCCATGGCGACACGGCGCTGCACGCTGCTGCCCGCCAGGGCCCTGATG CTTACACGGACTTCTTCCTGCCGCTGCTGAGTCGTTGCCCATCTGCCATGGGGATAAAAAATAAGGATGGGGAGACTCCTGGGCAGATTCTGGGCTGGGGACCCCCCTGGGATTCTGccgaagaggaagaagatgaggaagtttcCAAGGAGCGGGAATGGCGGCAGAAGCTACAAGGCGAGCTGGAGGATGAGTGGCAGGAGGTCATCGGGAGGTTTGAAG ATGATGCCTCCCGGGACACGCAGGAGCCCGAGTCCTTCTCAGCCTGGTCAGAGCGCCTGGCTCGGGAGCATGCCCAGAAGCAGCGGCAGcagctggaggcagagggatcCTGCCGACCTCCAAGGGCTGAGGGCTCCAGTCACAGCTGGCGACAGCACGAGGAGGAACAGCGGCTTTTCCGAGAGCGAGCCCGGGCCAAGGAGAAGGAACTGTGTGAGAGCCGAGCCAGGAGGGCTCAAGAGGCTCAACGGGACAAAGGGCCAGAGCCTCCCAGGGCTGGGCCCAGGGCAGAACACCCacgaggggcagagaggggcagccTCTGGCGCTTTGGCGATGTGCCCTGGCCCTGCCCTGGTGGAGGGGACCCAGAGGCCATGGCTGCAGCCTTGGTGGCCAGGGGCCCCCCTCTGGAGGAACAGGGGGCTCTGAAGAGGTACTTGAGAGTCCAACAGGTCCGGTGGCATCCTGACCGCTTCCTGCAGCGATTCCGAAGCCAGATTGAGACCTGGGAGCTGGGCCGAGTGATGGGAGCTGTGACAGCCCTTTCTCAGGCCCTGAACCGCCACGCAGAAGCCCTCAAGTGA
- the Nfkbil1 gene encoding NF-kappa-B inhibitor-like protein 1 isoform 2 (isoform 2 is encoded by transcript variant 2), which translates to MASASRRHRRERRFRRYLSAGRLVRAQALLQRHPGLDVDAGQPPPLHRACARHDAPALCLLLRLGADPAHQDRHGDTALHAAARQGPDAYTDFFLPLLSRCPSAMGIKNKDGETPGQILGWGPPWDSAEEEEDEEVSKEREWRQKLQGELEDEWQEVIGRFEDDASRDTQEPESFSAWSERLAREHAQKQRQQLEAEGSCRPPRAEGSSHSWRQHEEEQRLFRERARAKEKELCESRARRAQEAQRDKGPEPPRAGPRAEHPRGAERGSLWRFGDVPWPCPGGGDPEAMAAALVARGPPLEEQGALKRYLRVQQVRWHPDRFLQRFRSQIETWELGRVMGAVTALSQALNRHAEALK; encoded by the exons ATGGCCTCCGCTTCCCGCCGGCACCGCCGAGAGCGACGCTTCCGGCGGTACTTGTCTGCAGGACGGCTGGTGCGAGCCCAGGCTCTCCTCCAGCGACATCCCGGGCTTGATGTGGACGCTGGGCAGCCCCCGCCTCTCCACAGGGCCTGCGCCCGCCACGATGCCCCTGCCCTGTGCCTGCTGCTGCGTCTCGGCGCTGACCCTGCCCACCAGGACCGCCATGGCGACACGGCGCTGCACGCTGCTGCCCGCCAGGGCCCTGATG CTTACACGGACTTCTTCCTGCCGCTGCTGAGTCGTTGCCCATCTGCCATGGGGATAAAAAATAAGGATGGGGAGACTCCTGGGCAGATTCTGGGCTGGGGACCCCCCTGGGATTCTGccgaagaggaagaagatgaggaagtttcCAAGGAGCGGGAATGGCGGCAGAAGCTACAAGGCGAGCTGGAGGATGAGTGGCAGGAGGTCATCGGGAGGTTTGAAG ATGATGCCTCCCGGGACACGCAGGAGCCCGAGTCCTTCTCAGCCTGGTCAGAGCGCCTGGCTCGGGAGCATGCCCAGAAGCAGCGGCAGcagctggaggcagagggatcCTGCCGACCTCCAAGGGCTGAGGGCTCCAGTCACAGCTGGCGACAGCACGAGGAGGAACAGCGGCTTTTCCGAGAGCGAGCCCGGGCCAAGGAGAAGGAACTGTGTGAGAGCCGAGCCAGGAGGGCTCAAGAGGCTCAACGGGACAAAGGGCCAGAGCCTCCCAGGGCTGGGCCCAGGGCAGAACACCCacgaggggcagagaggggcagccTCTGGCGCTTTGGCGATGTGCCCTGGCCCTGCCCTGGTGGAGGGGACCCAGAGGCCATGGCTGCAGCCTTGGTGGCCAGGGGCCCCCCTCTGGAGGAACAGGGGGCTCTGAAGAGGTACTTGAGAGTCCAACAGGTCCGGTGGCATCCTGACCGCTTCCTGCAGCGATTCCGAAGCCAGATTGAGACCTGGGAGCTGGGCCGAGTGATGGGAGCTGTGACAGCCCTTTCTCAGGCCCTGAACCGCCACGCAGAAGCCCTCAAGTGA